One Jannaschia sp. GRR-S6-38 genomic window carries:
- a CDS encoding TRAP transporter large permease — protein MLWQQLQNQTVILGWDFYGPVILFVVLVALAIPVWAAIGAAAILMLVISGALPLSLVGESLFHGIDHFALTAVPLFILTGDVLVRTGLSRKFLDVAEALTCWAKGGFGSATVLVCGMFAAISGSDAAGAAAVGRMTIDRLVESGYPRPYACALVAAGACTGILIPPSIAYIIIGLVLGISASTLFLAAVIPGIAILVSILVTNIVMNRLNLWEGGGIMTTSEWAANLWKALKSGWYAFIVPGIIFYGIFSGRLTPTEAGAVAVVVTIAMGFGLKTLSLSDFPAMLVSSAKVNGVILPIIAFSLPLAQALAILGVPQGFVGAVTSLTEDPTLLILLMVAILIAAGCVMETTPNIVILAPILKPLADNIGMNEIQFCIMMITALGVGFITPPLGLNLFVVSGITGESILKIAYRAIPFVFFMLAVTLLIALYPPISTTLLPEIYQ, from the coding sequence ATGCTCTGGCAACAACTCCAGAACCAGACGGTCATCCTCGGCTGGGATTTCTACGGCCCGGTGATCCTGTTCGTCGTGCTGGTGGCGCTGGCCATCCCGGTCTGGGCCGCCATCGGCGCGGCCGCGATCCTGATGCTGGTCATCTCGGGCGCCCTGCCCCTCAGCCTCGTGGGCGAGAGCCTGTTTCACGGCATCGACCATTTCGCGCTGACCGCGGTGCCGCTCTTCATCCTGACCGGCGACGTGCTGGTGCGCACCGGCCTCAGCCGCAAGTTCCTCGACGTGGCCGAAGCGCTGACCTGCTGGGCCAAGGGCGGCTTCGGCTCGGCCACGGTGCTGGTCTGCGGCATGTTCGCGGCGATCTCGGGCTCGGACGCGGCGGGCGCCGCCGCGGTGGGCCGCATGACGATCGACCGCCTGGTCGAGAGCGGCTATCCCCGCCCCTATGCCTGCGCGCTGGTCGCGGCGGGTGCCTGTACCGGCATCCTGATCCCGCCCTCGATCGCCTATATCATTATCGGCCTCGTGCTGGGCATCTCGGCCTCGACCCTGTTCCTGGCCGCCGTCATCCCCGGCATCGCCATCCTCGTGTCGATCCTGGTCACCAACATCGTGATGAACCGTCTGAACCTCTGGGAAGGCGGCGGGATCATGACGACCTCGGAATGGGCAGCGAACCTGTGGAAGGCGCTCAAGTCCGGCTGGTACGCCTTCATCGTGCCCGGCATCATCTTCTACGGCATCTTCTCGGGTCGGCTGACGCCGACCGAGGCAGGCGCCGTCGCGGTGGTCGTCACCATCGCGATGGGCTTCGGGCTCAAGACGCTCAGCCTGTCGGACTTCCCCGCGATGCTCGTCAGCTCGGCCAAGGTGAACGGCGTGATCCTTCCGATCATCGCCTTCTCGCTGCCGCTCGCGCAGGCGCTGGCGATCCTGGGCGTGCCGCAGGGCTTCGTCGGCGCGGTGACCTCGCTCACCGAGGACCCGACGCTGCTGATCCTGCTGATGGTCGCGATCCTGATCGCCGCCGGCTGCGTGATGGAGACGACGCCCAACATCGTGATCCTCGCGCCCATCCTGAAGCCCTTGGCCGACAATATCGGCATGAACGAGATCCAGTTCTGCATCATGATGATCACCGCGCTGGGCGTGGGCTTCATCACGCCGCCGCTGGGCCTGAACCTCTTCGTGGTCTCGGGGATCACGGGCGAGTCGATCCTCAAGATCGCCTATCGCGCCATCCCCTTCGTGTTC
- a CDS encoding TRAP transporter small permease, protein MSRTWKAIDQNGERWLLLTFYIMLVGTMFIEVVRRELFSYSSIWGEEIVRYSFIYLAWIGAAAAVKERGHIRIDVLMQYVGPRVKALLYILGDIVMFAVAAVALYWSFETVLVSAKFGSVTHGLRISQVWFLMAVPFGFGLVMLRLIQSFLRDVRDLRDGRPVYEGDKLFD, encoded by the coding sequence ATGTCACGAACCTGGAAAGCCATCGACCAGAACGGGGAGCGTTGGCTCCTTCTGACCTTCTACATCATGCTGGTCGGCACGATGTTCATCGAGGTCGTGCGGCGGGAGCTGTTCTCCTATTCCTCGATCTGGGGCGAGGAAATCGTCCGCTACTCGTTCATCTACCTCGCCTGGATCGGCGCCGCGGCGGCGGTCAAGGAGCGCGGCCATATCCGCATCGACGTGCTGATGCAGTATGTCGGGCCGCGGGTGAAGGCGCTGCTCTACATCCTAGGCGATATCGTCATGTTCGCCGTCGCGGCCGTGGCGCTCTACTGGTCCTTCGAGACGGTGCTGGTCTCGGCCAAGTTCGGATCCGTGACGCACGGCCTCCGCATCAGCCAGGTCTGGTTCCTGATGGCGGTGCCCTTCGGGTTCGGCCTCGTGATGCTGCGCCTGATCCAGTCCTTCCTGCGCGATGTGCGCGACCTTCGTGACGGCCGGCCCGTCTACGAAGGCGACAAGCTGTTCGACTGA
- a CDS encoding TRAP transporter substrate-binding protein, which translates to MDKTRKELTDASRRNFLKLTSAGGFTAAMVAGAAGMLWSDAAVAQTAAEEREREAAAEHTMTVATAYVLGASRSYPIMQLDLKENIQNATNGKIYVRLAPGGQLGAGGALVQAVQGGTIQCAQHSISNFAPFAAVVDLINLPYFCGSNQRFTNLVDSDTWKEVVHPKVEAAGFKVLSYVNIDPRVVAVRQGGNAVLTPGDLAGVKFRVPGSEMLQQYYRMVGANPTPVAWGETPSAIKQGVADALDPSVGALYVFGFKDILSHVTFTQAVPDSQVYSVNLEWFNSMPADVQEGIEFAGEMTRQQNLAKVPAARAYAMSELSKAGVQFHTLSDDQLAEWQETGGYQRDEWTAFKTDLAGSMDAFAQLEEAANTMGRYYVHDA; encoded by the coding sequence ATGGATAAGACACGTAAGGAGCTGACGGACGCATCGCGCCGCAACTTCCTCAAGCTGACAAGCGCGGGGGGCTTCACCGCCGCGATGGTGGCGGGAGCCGCCGGCATGCTGTGGTCCGACGCCGCGGTCGCGCAGACCGCCGCCGAGGAGCGCGAGCGCGAAGCCGCCGCCGAGCACACGATGACGGTGGCCACGGCCTATGTCCTCGGCGCCTCGCGCAGCTATCCGATCATGCAGCTCGACCTGAAGGAAAACATCCAGAACGCCACGAACGGCAAGATCTACGTCCGTCTCGCCCCCGGCGGGCAGCTCGGCGCCGGCGGGGCGCTCGTGCAGGCGGTGCAGGGCGGCACGATCCAGTGCGCGCAGCACTCGATCTCGAACTTCGCGCCCTTCGCGGCGGTCGTCGACCTGATCAACCTGCCCTATTTCTGCGGCTCGAATCAGCGTTTCACCAACCTCGTCGACTCCGACACCTGGAAAGAGGTCGTGCATCCCAAGGTCGAGGCCGCGGGCTTCAAGGTCCTGTCCTACGTCAATATCGACCCGCGCGTCGTCGCGGTGCGCCAGGGCGGCAATGCCGTGCTGACCCCGGGCGATCTGGCGGGCGTGAAGTTCCGCGTGCCGGGCTCGGAGATGCTGCAGCAATACTACCGCATGGTCGGCGCCAACCCGACCCCGGTGGCCTGGGGCGAGACGCCGTCGGCGATCAAGCAGGGCGTGGCCGACGCGCTCGACCCGTCGGTGGGCGCGCTCTACGTCTTCGGCTTCAAGGACATCCTGAGCCACGTGACCTTCACCCAGGCCGTGCCGGACAGTCAGGTCTATTCGGTCAACCTGGAGTGGTTCAATTCGATGCCCGCCGATGTGCAGGAAGGCATCGAGTTCGCCGGCGAGATGACCCGCCAGCAGAACCTCGCCAAGGTCCCGGCGGCCCGCGCCTACGCGATGTCGGAGCTGTCGAAGGCCGGCGTCCAGTTCCACACGCTGAGCGACGACCAGCTTGCCGAATGGCAGGAAACCGGCGGCTATCAGCGCGACGAATGGACCGCGTTCAAGACCGACCTCGCCGGATCGATGGACGCCTTCGCGCAGCTGGAGGAGGCGGCCAACACGATGGGCCGCTACTACGTCCACGACGCCTGA
- a CDS encoding LacI family DNA-binding transcriptional regulator, whose protein sequence is MDIEADRTGAARLPTLADVARHAGVSTATVSRCLNDPDRVNARTRERVLEAVATLGYAPNFGARALAAKRTNTIGAVIPTIENAIFARGIQAFQEELGRQGFTLLIASSGYQEKLEAEQIRNLTARGADGILLIGYHRDPAVWDFLEARRTPALVAWAYDRGRPQPAIGFDNAAAMERLTEEVLALGHRHLGFISAHSAANDRASERIVGARRALAAAGLPEDALQVVETEYGIDTGAAAFDAVMQSRPKPTAVLCGNDVLAVGALRAAKAAGLSVPGNVSITGFDDIELAMVATPALTTVHVPHREMGRRAAQILVALVRGERPPPAIDLGTELRLRDTLGPAP, encoded by the coding sequence ATGGACATCGAGGCCGACAGAACCGGCGCTGCGCGCCTGCCGACGCTCGCCGACGTGGCGCGGCATGCCGGTGTGTCCACGGCCACCGTCTCGCGCTGTCTCAACGATCCCGACCGCGTCAACGCCCGGACGCGCGAGCGCGTGCTCGAGGCCGTGGCGACGCTGGGCTATGCTCCGAATTTCGGCGCCCGCGCGCTGGCGGCCAAGCGCACCAACACGATCGGCGCGGTCATCCCGACGATCGAGAACGCGATCTTCGCCCGCGGCATCCAGGCCTTCCAGGAGGAGCTCGGCCGGCAGGGGTTCACGCTGCTCATCGCGTCCTCAGGCTACCAGGAGAAGCTGGAGGCCGAGCAGATCCGCAACCTGACCGCGCGCGGGGCCGACGGCATCCTGCTGATCGGCTATCACCGCGATCCGGCGGTCTGGGATTTCCTCGAGGCGCGGCGGACGCCGGCGCTCGTCGCCTGGGCCTATGACCGCGGCCGCCCGCAGCCCGCCATCGGCTTCGACAATGCCGCCGCGATGGAGCGTTTGACCGAGGAGGTCCTGGCGCTGGGGCACCGGCATCTGGGCTTCATCTCGGCGCATTCGGCGGCGAATGATCGCGCGTCCGAGCGGATCGTGGGCGCCCGGCGCGCGCTCGCCGCGGCGGGCCTGCCCGAGGACGCGCTGCAGGTCGTCGAGACCGAATACGGCATCGACACCGGCGCCGCGGCCTTCGACGCGGTGATGCAGTCCCGCCCGAAGCCGACGGCGGTCCTTTGCGGCAACGACGTGCTCGCGGTCGGCGCGCTCCGGGCTGCGAAGGCGGCGGGCCTTTCGGTTCCGGGCAATGTCTCGATCACCGGCTTCGACGATATCGAACTCGCGATGGTGGCCACGCCCGCGCTGACCACCGTCCACGTGCCGCATCGCGAGATGGGCCGTCGTGCCGCGCAGATCCTCGTGGCCCTCGTCCGGGGCGAGCGCCCGCCCCCGGCGATCGACTTGGGAACGGAGCTGCGGTTGCGCGACACGCTGGGTCCGGCGCCCTGA
- a CDS encoding response regulator: MAASDILIVEDEALIAVDIEMTLQGAGHRRISVHASAETALAEIERDPPRIAVLDVNLGEGRTSAPVAHRLRELDRPFMFLSAYTDETGALPKGLPDAVRLAKPFSARELTRMVDTLLATGPRG, encoded by the coding sequence ATGGCGGCAAGCGACATTCTCATCGTCGAGGACGAGGCCCTGATCGCCGTCGATATCGAGATGACCCTGCAGGGCGCGGGCCATCGCCGGATCAGCGTCCACGCCTCGGCCGAAACCGCGCTCGCGGAGATCGAGCGCGACCCGCCCCGTATCGCGGTGCTCGACGTCAATCTGGGCGAGGGCCGCACCAGCGCCCCGGTCGCCCACCGCTTGCGCGAGCTCGACCGACCCTTCATGTTCCTGTCGGCCTATACCGACGAGACCGGCGCCCTTCCCAAGGGGCTGCCGGATGCCGTGCGGCTGGCGAAGCCGTTCAGCGCCCGCGAATTGACGCGGATGGTCGACACGCTCCTGGCCACCGGCCCCCGGGGCTGA
- the selD gene encoding selenide, water dikinase SelD: MTPDLPLTRDLVLIGGGHAHALVLRRWGMDPLPGARLTVINPGPTAPYTGMLPGHVAGHYTRDELDIDLVRLARFAGAALIDGAVRDIDPEARMLDLGDRQLAYDVASIDIGITGEMPDLPGFAEHAVPAKPLDRFARAWRGFRDRALAAEDAPRIAVIGGGVAGVELALAMAHALRARSPAVTILEAGATIGGVGDRVAARLQRAMRDLGVAFRPGVSVARVAADHVVLADGETIPADFTLGAAGARPHRWVADTPLPQEDGFIRVDRMLRVEGRDDLFAAGDCALLTHSPRPKAGVYAVRAAPVLHDNLRAALAERGLRPFRPQKGYLKLISLGAQAALAEQPQLSRAGIAPAGPLVWRWKDHIDRAFMKRLTDLPAMTPPAAPKVAAAGQDARAKPLCAGCGSKITGDALAAALLRLPPPVRQDVLSRPGDDAAILATGDARQVLTTDHLRAFTGDPVLMARIATVHALGDIWAMGAAPQAGLASVVLPRMSEALQARTLADILGAMSEVLRDAGGELVGGHSTMGAETTLGLSLTGLCEGPPIGLDGARPGDALILTRPIGVGTLLAAEMAGAANGRHVMAMLHAMARPQGDAAAVLSGAHAMTDVTGFGLAGHLMAICRASGVGAEIALDAVPLYAGAAEMAEAGHASVLHAANRRGAPVEGGAGAALTLLHDPQTAGGLLAAVAPGAAADLVARLRAAGHEAARIGTVTDGGPRIRCA, translated from the coding sequence ATGACGCCCGACCTTCCCCTGACCCGCGACCTCGTCCTGATCGGCGGGGGCCATGCCCATGCCCTCGTCCTGCGCCGCTGGGGCATGGACCCGTTGCCCGGCGCGCGGCTCACCGTGATCAATCCCGGACCGACGGCGCCCTATACGGGCATGCTGCCGGGCCATGTCGCGGGGCATTACACCCGCGACGAGCTCGATATCGACCTCGTCCGCCTGGCGCGCTTCGCCGGTGCGGCGCTGATCGACGGCGCGGTGCGCGACATCGATCCGGAGGCGCGGATGCTGGACCTGGGCGACCGGCAGCTCGCCTATGATGTGGCCTCCATCGATATCGGGATCACGGGCGAGATGCCGGACCTTCCGGGCTTCGCCGAACACGCCGTGCCGGCCAAGCCGCTCGACCGCTTCGCCCGCGCGTGGCGCGGCTTTCGCGACCGGGCACTTGCGGCCGAGGACGCGCCGCGCATCGCGGTGATCGGCGGCGGCGTCGCGGGGGTCGAGCTGGCGCTGGCGATGGCCCATGCGTTGCGCGCCCGGAGCCCCGCGGTGACGATCCTGGAGGCCGGCGCGACCATCGGCGGCGTGGGCGACCGGGTTGCCGCGCGGCTGCAGCGGGCGATGCGCGATCTGGGCGTGGCCTTCCGCCCCGGCGTCTCCGTCGCGCGGGTCGCCGCGGACCACGTGGTCCTGGCCGATGGCGAGACGATCCCCGCCGATTTCACGCTGGGTGCCGCCGGCGCGCGGCCGCATCGCTGGGTGGCGGATACCCCGCTGCCGCAGGAGGACGGCTTCATCCGGGTCGACCGGATGCTGCGGGTCGAGGGGCGCGACGATCTCTTTGCGGCGGGCGATTGCGCGCTGCTCACCCATTCGCCGCGTCCCAAGGCGGGGGTCTACGCCGTTCGCGCGGCCCCGGTCCTGCATGACAACCTGCGCGCCGCCCTGGCGGAGCGGGGCCTCAGGCCCTTCCGGCCGCAGAAGGGCTACCTGAAGCTTATCTCGCTCGGGGCGCAGGCCGCGCTGGCCGAGCAGCCGCAGCTGTCGCGCGCGGGGATCGCGCCGGCGGGGCCGCTCGTCTGGCGCTGGAAGGACCATATCGACCGGGCCTTCATGAAACGGCTGACGGACCTGCCGGCGATGACGCCCCCGGCCGCGCCGAAGGTGGCCGCCGCGGGACAGGACGCGCGGGCCAAGCCGCTTTGCGCTGGCTGCGGCTCGAAGATCACCGGCGACGCGCTGGCCGCGGCGCTTCTGCGCCTGCCGCCGCCGGTGCGCCAGGACGTGCTGTCGCGGCCCGGCGACGACGCGGCGATCCTGGCCACCGGCGACGCGCGTCAGGTCCTGACCACCGACCACCTGCGCGCCTTCACCGGCGATCCGGTGCTGATGGCGCGGATCGCGACGGTCCACGCGCTGGGCGACATCTGGGCGATGGGCGCCGCGCCGCAGGCCGGGCTGGCCTCGGTCGTCCTGCCGCGCATGTCCGAGGCGCTGCAGGCGCGCACGCTGGCCGACATCCTCGGCGCCATGTCCGAGGTGCTGCGCGACGCGGGCGGGGAGCTGGTCGGCGGCCATTCGACCATGGGGGCCGAGACGACGCTTGGGCTGTCCCTGACCGGGTTGTGCGAGGGGCCGCCGATCGGCCTTGACGGCGCCCGGCCGGGCGACGCGCTGATCCTGACCCGGCCGATCGGGGTCGGCACGCTGCTGGCCGCCGAGATGGCGGGGGCTGCGAATGGCCGGCACGTGATGGCCATGCTGCACGCGATGGCGCGCCCGCAGGGCGACGCGGCGGCGGTGCTTTCGGGTGCGCATGCGATGACCGACGTGACGGGCTTCGGTCTGGCCGGGCACCTGATGGCGATCTGCCGGGCGAGCGGCGTGGGGGCCGAGATCGCGCTCGACGCCGTGCCGCTCTATGCTGGCGCGGCCGAGATGGCGGAGGCCGGCCACGCCTCGGTCCTGCATGCCGCAAATCGGCGCGGGGCGCCGGTCGAGGGCGGCGCGGGCGCGGCGCTGACGCTGCTCCACGATCCGCAGACGGCGGGCGGCCTGCTTGCCGCCGTCGCGCCCGGGGCTGCCGCGGATCTGGTCGCGCGCCTGCGCGCGGCGGGCCATGAGGCGGCGCGGATCGGGACCGTCACCGATGGCGGCCCGCGCATCCGCTGCGCCTAG
- the mnmH gene encoding tRNA 2-selenouridine(34) synthase MnmH, with protein MARTLTSPLLDALPFDDVIDVRSPSEFAEDHIPGALNLPVLDDAERAKVGTIYTRQDRFLARRIGAALVARNAARHLEEALADRGGGWRPLVYCWRGGQRSGAFATILGQVGWRAETIEGGYRAYRRLVKRALYDAPFANRLILIDGGTGTGKTQLLDHLGTLGAQVVDLEGLAAHRGSNFGALEVPQPSQKMFESRLLPELARLDPDRPVFMEAESNAIGDILIPPALWKAMGTAEVVRLEAPLPARARFLTTTYPDLTADPHLLASRIDALRPYQPRERIEDWHALAAEERFAALAEGLIAHHYDPRYGRTTREGRRVIGEVTLTDLSEGDRARAAAEVLAIAGG; from the coding sequence ATGGCCCGGACACTCACCTCACCGCTGCTCGACGCGCTGCCCTTCGACGACGTAATCGACGTGCGTTCGCCCTCGGAATTCGCCGAGGATCACATCCCCGGCGCCCTCAACCTCCCCGTCCTCGACGACGCGGAACGCGCCAAGGTCGGCACGATCTACACCCGCCAGGACCGCTTCCTCGCCCGCCGCATCGGCGCGGCGCTAGTCGCGCGCAACGCCGCCCGGCACCTCGAAGAGGCGCTGGCCGATCGCGGCGGCGGCTGGCGGCCGCTCGTCTATTGCTGGCGCGGCGGCCAGCGCTCGGGCGCCTTCGCGACGATCCTGGGACAGGTCGGCTGGCGGGCCGAGACGATCGAGGGCGGCTACCGCGCCTATCGGCGGCTGGTGAAGCGGGCGCTCTATGACGCGCCCTTCGCGAACCGCCTGATCCTGATCGACGGCGGCACCGGGACGGGCAAGACCCAGCTTCTGGACCATCTCGGGACGCTCGGGGCGCAGGTCGTCGACCTCGAAGGCCTCGCGGCGCATCGGGGCTCGAATTTCGGCGCGCTGGAGGTGCCGCAGCCGTCGCAGAAGATGTTCGAGTCGCGCCTCCTGCCCGAACTGGCCCGGCTCGATCCCGACCGCCCGGTCTTCATGGAGGCCGAAAGCAACGCGATCGGCGACATCCTGATCCCGCCCGCGCTCTGGAAGGCGATGGGCACCGCCGAGGTCGTTCGGCTGGAAGCCCCCCTGCCCGCCCGCGCGCGGTTCCTGACGACGACCTATCCGGACCTCACCGCCGACCCGCACCTCCTGGCCAGCCGGATCGACGCGCTGCGCCCCTACCAGCCGCGCGAGCGGATCGAGGACTGGCACGCCCTGGCCGCGGAAGAACGCTTCGCCGCGCTGGCCGAGGGGCTGATCGCGCATCATTACGATCCGCGCTACGGCCGGACCACGCGCGAGGGGCGCCGCGTGATCGGGGAGGTCACGCTGACCGACCTCTCCGAAGGCGACCGCGCGCGCGCCGCCGCCGAGGTGCTGGCCATCGCCGGGGGCTAG
- the hemN gene encoding oxygen-independent coproporphyrinogen III oxidase, translated as MIDRAFLRRHGLFDARTPRYTSYPPAPHFSRAVGPDRMRDWLGAVPEGSDISLYVHIPFCRRLCWFCACRTQGTLTDAPLRPYLDALKTEIATVADAMPPVRAARLHLGGGTPTILPAPMLRELGAALAERFPLAPGAEVSVELDPTMLDDDRLDALAEMGLNRASIGVQDFAPAVQEAIGRVQTVEQTRAAVDGLRVRSVSRLNLDLLYGLPHQTEASLLRTLEAALALDPDRIAFFGYAHVPWASRRQVMIPADALPSPEARLDLFEAASERLARAGFVALGIDHFAKPDDPLARAASERRLRRNFQGYTDDGAPVLIGLGASAISSLPQGYAQNAPATAAWQAAAGEGRLATLRGHALTASDRLEAAAIEALLCDFAIAPLRIAQRAGVSPSRAGVLVATLAAAVPDLVRLSGSGELRLIDEAKPLARVVAARIDGYRAEAGRHSLAV; from the coding sequence ATGATCGACCGCGCCTTCCTTCGCCGTCACGGCCTCTTCGACGCCCGGACGCCCCGCTACACCAGCTATCCGCCGGCGCCGCATTTCTCGCGCGCGGTTGGGCCCGACCGGATGCGCGACTGGCTGGGCGCGGTGCCCGAGGGCTCCGATATCTCGCTCTACGTGCATATTCCCTTCTGCCGGCGGCTGTGCTGGTTCTGCGCCTGCCGGACCCAGGGCACGCTGACGGATGCGCCGCTCCGGCCCTATCTGGACGCGCTCAAGACCGAGATCGCGACGGTCGCGGACGCCATGCCGCCGGTCCGGGCGGCGCGGCTGCATCTCGGCGGCGGGACGCCGACGATCCTGCCCGCGCCAATGCTGCGCGAGCTGGGCGCTGCGCTGGCCGAACGGTTTCCGCTGGCGCCCGGCGCCGAGGTTTCGGTCGAGCTCGACCCGACGATGCTGGACGACGACCGGCTCGACGCGCTGGCCGAGATGGGCCTCAACCGCGCCAGCATCGGCGTGCAGGATTTCGCTCCCGCCGTGCAGGAGGCGATCGGCCGCGTCCAGACGGTCGAGCAGACCCGCGCGGCGGTCGACGGGCTGCGGGTGCGCAGCGTCTCGCGGCTCAATCTCGACCTGCTCTACGGCCTGCCGCACCAGACGGAGGCGAGCCTTCTGCGCACGCTCGAGGCGGCGCTGGCCCTCGATCCCGACCGGATCGCCTTTTTCGGCTACGCCCATGTGCCCTGGGCCTCGCGGCGGCAGGTGATGATCCCCGCCGACGCGCTGCCCTCGCCCGAGGCCCGGCTTGATCTCTTCGAGGCAGCCTCCGAGCGGCTGGCCCGCGCGGGCTTCGTCGCGCTGGGGATCGACCATTTCGCCAAGCCCGACGATCCGCTGGCCCGCGCCGCGTCCGAGCGACGGCTGCGCCGCAACTTCCAGGGCTATACCGATGACGGCGCGCCGGTCCTGATCGGGCTCGGCGCCTCGGCCATCTCGTCGCTGCCGCAGGGCTACGCCCAGAACGCGCCCGCGACGGCGGCCTGGCAGGCCGCCGCGGGCGAAGGACGGCTCGCCACCCTGCGCGGCCACGCGCTCACCGCATCGGACCGGCTGGAGGCCGCGGCCATCGAGGCGCTTCTGTGCGACTTCGCGATCGCGCCGCTGCGCATCGCCCAGCGGGCCGGCGTCTCGCCCTCGCGGGCCGGCGTGCTGGTCGCGACGCTTGCGGCCGCGGTGCCGGATCTGGTCCGGCTGAGCGGGTCGGGCGAGCTGCGCCTGATCGACGAGGCCAAGCCCCTCGCCCGGGTCGTCGCCGCGCGGATCGACGGCTACCGCGCCGAGGCGGGGCGCCACAGCCTCGCCGTCTGA
- the fnrL gene encoding transcriptional regulator FnrL, producing MIVHVPQIGRVQCERCPIRHRAVCAKCDADELAHLDTIKAYRSWKAGETVVMEGEALDFAASVVAGCATLTRSLEDGRTQMVGLLMPSDFIGRPGRATAPYEVVAATDLTLCMFRREPFQALLAEMPHIRERLLEMSLDELDAAREWMLLLGRKTAREKVASLLLIVLRRSTLDTAGGAHAELPLSREAMAAYLGLTIETVSRQITALRKDGVITLQGNRGIECGDLFALAGEAGEDFDGSVIS from the coding sequence ATGATCGTCCACGTCCCCCAGATCGGGCGCGTCCAATGCGAACGCTGCCCCATCCGCCATCGTGCGGTCTGCGCCAAGTGCGACGCGGACGAGCTGGCCCATCTGGACACCATCAAGGCCTACCGGTCCTGGAAGGCGGGCGAGACCGTCGTGATGGAAGGCGAGGCGCTGGATTTCGCCGCCTCGGTCGTTGCCGGATGCGCTACGCTGACCCGGTCGCTGGAGGATGGGCGCACGCAGATGGTGGGCCTTCTGATGCCCTCGGATTTCATCGGCCGGCCGGGGCGCGCGACCGCACCCTACGAGGTCGTGGCCGCGACGGACCTGACGCTGTGCATGTTCCGGCGCGAGCCGTTCCAAGCCTTGCTGGCCGAGATGCCGCATATTCGCGAGCGTCTCCTGGAGATGTCGCTCGACGAGCTGGATGCCGCGCGCGAGTGGATGCTGCTTCTGGGCCGCAAGACCGCGCGCGAGAAGGTCGCCTCGCTTCTGCTGATCGTGCTGCGCCGGTCGACGCTGGACACCGCGGGCGGGGCGCATGCCGAGCTGCCGCTCTCGCGCGAGGCGATGGCCGCCTATCTGGGCCTGACGATCGAGACGGTCAGCCGCCAGATCACCGCGCTGCGCAAGGATGGCGTCATCACTTTGCAGGGCAATCGCGGCATCGAATGCGGCGATCTTTTCGCGCTGGCCGGCGAGGCCGGCGAGGATTTCGACGGCTCCGTCATCTCCTGA